The following coding sequences are from one Sylvia atricapilla isolate bSylAtr1 chromosome 23, bSylAtr1.pri, whole genome shotgun sequence window:
- the ADAMTS8 gene encoding LOW QUALITY PROTEIN: A disintegrin and metalloproteinase with thrombospondin motifs 8 (The sequence of the model RefSeq protein was modified relative to this genomic sequence to represent the inferred CDS: deleted 1 base in 1 codon): MGRRALLGGRAPLHLLLLCHAWALPPPRDAQPVLPARLPAPSGQLALRLAAFGRAVVLRLRPDNAFLAPRLRLQRLGGRRPPPPPPPPRRGCFYSGAVEGSPDAPAVLSSCGGRGLRAAFLLDGAAYELQPLGPAAPGPPWRRLHRLRRRSAPPAPAEGSPAPAEGSPGPAPPRRAPRFVSQARYVETLLVADASMVRFYGEDVENHILTLMSMAARIYKHPSLRNSISLVVVKVLVVEEAAAGPEVSDNGGLTLRNFCSWQQRFNPPSDRHPEHYDTAILLTRQDFCGHQSCDTLGVADIGTMCDRNKSCSVIEDEGLQAAYTLAHELGHVLSMPHDDSKNCERLFGPLGEHHVMAPLFIHLNKSQPWSPCSAMYLTEFLDGGHGDCLLDAPAEPVSLPAQLPGQRALYSLDQQCQQIFGKDFQHCPNTTEEDICSQLWCRTGSGEPLCHTKNGSLPWADGTPCKAQGLCWDGRCVQQDALTPQPAVDGGWGPWSAWGSCSRSCGGGIQFSHRHCDSPRPRHGGAYCEGQRTKYQSCHTQECPPDGKSFREQQCEKYNSYNFTDLEGNHLEWVPKYAGVSPRDRCKLFCRARGRSEFKVFEAKVIDGTLCGPETLSICVHGQCIKAGCDHVIGSSKKLDKCGVCGGNGSTCRKISGSLNRSKYGYNDIVTIPAGATNIDIKQRSHRGVRHDGNYLALKTLEGKYLLNGDFAISAMEQDILIKGTILKYSGSMTTLERLQSFRQLPEPLTVQLLTIASEVFPPKVKYTFFIPKDVPFSKQKGKEKKSVNVIRPMLTSQWVLGDWSECSKTCGSGWQRRTVDCRDVEGQTSSACNRSLKPEDIKPCGDVPCPLWRLGPWSPCSQTCGEGVRTRNASCIDYAGKVTAPEKCSSPGPPPATTACVLRQC; the protein is encoded by the exons ATggggcggcgggcgctgctGGGCGGCCGGGCTCCcctccacctgctgctgctgtgccacgcctgggcgctgccgccgccgcgggaCGCGCAGCCCGTGCTGCCCGCCCGCCTGCCCGCGCCCTCGGGGCAGCTGGCCCTGCGCCTGGCCGCCTTCGGCCGCGCCGTGGTCCTCCGCCTCCGCCCCGACAACGCGTTCCTGGCCCCCCGCCTCCGCCTCCAGCGCCTgggcggccgccgcccgcccccgccgccgccgccgccgcgccggggcTGCTTCTACTCG GGCGCCGTCGAGGGGAGCCCCGATGCCCCCGCCGTGCTCAGCAgctgcggcggccgcggccTCAGAGCCGCTTTCCTCCTGGACGGGGCGGCCTACGAGCTGCAGCCGCTGGGGCCGGCGGCGCCCGGGCCGCCCTGGAGGAGGCTGCACCGGCTGAGGCGCCGCTCGGCCCC cccggccccggccgaggggagcccggccccggccgaggggagccccggcccggccccgccgcgcaGAGCCCCGCGCTTCGTGTCGCAGGCTCGCTACGTGGAGACGCTGCTGGTGGCTGACGCGTCCATGGTGCGGTTCTACGGGGAGGACGTGGAG AACCACATCCTGACCCTGATGTCCATGGCAGCTCGCATCTACAAGCACCCCAGCCTGAGGAACTCCATCAGCCTGGTGGTGGTGAAGGTGCTGGTGGtggaggaggcggcggcggggccggaggTGTCGGACAACGGCGGGCTCACCCTGCGCAacttctgcagctggcagcaaagGTTCAACCCCCCCAGCGACCGGCACCCAGAGCACTACGACACTGCCATCCTCCTCACCAGACAG GACTTCTGTGGACACCAAAGCTGTGACACTCTGGGAGTGGCCGATATCGGCACCATGTGCGACCGCAACAAGAGCTGCTCCGTGATCGAGGACGAGGGCCTGCAGGCTGCCTACACCCTGGCCCATGAACTGG gccACGTGCTCAGCATGCCCCACGACGACTCCAAGAATTGCGAGCGGCTCTTCGGGCCCCTTGGCGAGCACCACGTGATGGCCCCGCTCTTCATCCACCTGAACAAGAGCCAGCCCTGGTCCCCTTGCAGTGCCATGTACCTCACCGAGTTCCTGGACGGAGGGCATG GTGACTGCCTGCTGGACGCCCCGGCCGAGCCCgtgtccctgcctgcccagctgccTGGCCAAAGAGCCCTGTACAGCCTGGACCAGCAATGCCAGCAGATCTTTGGCAAGGacttccagcactgccccaaCACCACGGAGGAGGACATTTGCTCGCAGCTGTGGTGCAGGACAGGCAGTGGGGAGCCCCTGTGCCACACCAAGAACGGCAGCTTGCCATGGGCTGATGGAACCCCCTGCAaagcccaggggctgtgctgggacgGGCGCTGTGTGCAGCAGGATGCCCTGACACCCCAG CCGGCGGTGGACGGCGGCTGGGGCCCCTGGAGCGCGTGGGGCTCCTGCTCGCGGAGCTGCGGAGGAGGCATCCAGTTCTCACACCGCCACTGCgacagcccccggccccggcacggcGGCGCCTACTGCGAGGGCCAGAGGACCAAGTACCAGTCCTGCCACACCCAGGAGTGCCCGCCCGATG GGAAAAGCTTTCGGGAGCAGCAATGTGAGAAGTACAACAGCTACAACTTCACTGACCTGGAAGGGAATCACTTGGAGTGGGTTCCTAAGTACGCAGGAGTGTCTCCCCGAGACAGATGCAAACTCTTCTGCCGCGCCCGAGGGAGGAGCGAATTCAAAGTCTTTGAGGCCAAA GTGATCGATGGCACGCTGTGTGGCCCAGAGACCCTCTCCATCTGTGTCCACGGGCAGTGCATCAAGGCTGGCTGTGATCACGTCATCGGCTCCTCCAAGAAGCTGGACAAGTGCGGGGTGTGCGGTGGCAATGGCTCCACTTGCAGGAAAATATCCGGCTCGCTCAACAGATCCAA ATACGGCTACAATGACATTGTCACCATCCCCGCCGGAGCCACCAACATCGACATCAAACAGCGCAGCCACCGAGGGGTCCGGCACGACGGGAACTACCTGGCCCTGAAGACCCTTGAGGGCAAGTACCTGCTGAATGGAGACTTTGCCATCTCAGCCATGGAGCAGGACATCCTCATTAAGGGCACCATCCTGAAATACAGCGGCTCCATGACGACtctggagaggctgcagagcttcCGACAGCTCCCAGAGCCCCTGACCGTCCAGCTGCTGACCATCGCCAGCGAGGTCTTCCCACCAAAAGTCAAGTACACCTTCTTCATCCCCAAGGACGTCCCTTTCAGCAAGCAGAAgggcaaagagaagaaatcagTCAACGTCATCCGGCCGATGCTGACCTCCCAGTGGGTGCTGGGTGACTGGTCCGAGTGCTCCAAGACGTGTGGCTCCGGCTGGCAGCGGCGGACGGTGGACTGCCGGGACGTGGAGGGTCAAACCTCCTCCGCCTGCAACAGATCCCTCAAGCCCGAGGACATCAAGCCCTGTGGAGATGTGCCCTGCCCTCTCTGGCGCCTGGGCCCCTGGTCCCCCTGCTCCCAGACGTGCGGCGAGGGCGTGCGGACGCGCAACGCCTCCTGCATCGATTACGCCGGAAAAGTCACCGCCCCGGAGAAATGCAGCTCACCAGGGCCACCACCTGCCACCACGGCCTGCGTGCTGCGGCAGTGCTGA